The following is a genomic window from Phaeodactylum tricornutum CCAP 1055/1 chromosome 31, whole genome shotgun sequence.
CAAGGCGTGTCCTGTCTGTTGCTTGACTAATTCGTGTATGGGGCCCCACAAACGTTCCTGGGCCTGGTACAATCCCCGATCTTCCATCGGGTCCTCCCAGTAGCAAATCGTATCGGTACCCACAAAGTTCAACGATGTTTCTTGGTACGTGCGCATTTGTCGGGAAGTCTGGTCAAGGGCAGTACACGCGAGTGTCATGAGGGGCATTTGTGTCGGCACAATGTAGGGGGTTTGGGCGTTCCATTCCGCCGCAATCATGGTGGCCAGTGTAACGGACGGCACCGACAAGGGTTGTCCCAACGGAGTGCGTAAGACCCGTCCATCCAAAGTCACGCCGTGCCAATCGAATGACTGTTCGTCGGCTGGTCCGTCGCGTGTGCTACCCGGAAGGGAGCGCGGTTGCAGAAACGTTCGGAGCGTAGCGTGGTCGAGTTTCCCCCGCCGCACCACTCCCGTGGCACTGTCGGTATTGTCGACCCCGGCGGAAATTGGTGATTCCACGAAAGCGGCAGTTTCGGATGCGGGAAGCGTCACCCAGGGAGCTTGACTGGGTGTTGTTCCGACAATCTTGTAAAAGCGACGGCGTCCCGCCAAGCGCGTGTCGCGAGCGGTAGCGGCGTGCGCCGCACTGGTGCTCTGGCGCAGAGCGGAGATGCCGGCTACCGTAGCCACCCGGGAACGACGAGAACGTGTGGCGGTCTTCGGACGCACTACGTTCCACGGCGAGACTAATCGCCCTTGAAAGGGGACGATACGTGCAGTCGTCGCGGGGAGTATCATCGTTGGATGATTGGCGAATGGAGAGCGGACTCTTGCGAGAGAAAAGTGAGAGTCGATGTTGAGGGCGTCGCGCCTGGGACCGTATCGGCGTATAGGTAGTGTTTGTGAACGCTCGTCGCTCGTCCGTGCATCTCTCGGGTTTCACGTCACATCAGTAACCCTACCTCTTTGAATTGGATGGGGGGGGATTGCGGATGCTCGGTAGAAAAAGAGTCGGTGATACCATACTCTCGCAAAGCCTGCAACCAATCGTGTCCGGTCGGACTCACACTCACAGATACAATTATACTCAAACTCGTTTGGTTAGACATGCAATGACTGATATTGTCACAGAAGTACCGTAATCATATGTCAAAACAATTGACACTCACGGGTCAGTAGAAAAACGCCGGGAGGAAAATCCCGTACAGGGAACGGGAAAACCTGGGACTGGTCTCTCCCCTGGCGTTCGCGTGTGCTTTGAGATCCGAGAGATATCGATCGAGTGTCTTTCTGTGTTGCGCCGCTCACGGAGAACAAACACGCTTTCTACGGGAAGGTTGGGTTCCGTCTAGCCTCTGTCGAACGCAATAACGTTCGTTCTCTGGTGATATCCCTTCAACGCACACTCACCTTAGTCTTCGTAGCAACAGCACTTGCGTCTCCCATGTCTTCGAGCTACAGTGTGCCTACGGGGCGTGATCTGGCGATTGAAGCCTTATTGGATCGAGAGCCTCACGGGGATTACTATCGAGTCGCACGTCTCGTGGTACGTTTGAACCGGCTCTTGCCTACTGTGCAATGCATATCTACCAGTGTGGATCCCTCGACCATTCCCTGTCGCGTCTTTGGTTTTTTCGTGGGTAGCACCAGTACTCTCcgttcgtttctttttgttgttgtgcgCTGGTCTACGTTCGGAGAGTGCTCGTATTCCGCGCTCTCGTACTCACAAAGCCCCCTTTGCGGTCCCCGCTTACAGGAAGAAGACGTACCAGCAGCGTTGAATGCTCGCCCCAATTTAATTACCAAGGCGGCTCTAGTGGATCAAGCCTTTTCGTTGTCGCGGTACGACCTGGATTCCTTGGAAAAATACCAAGCCGTGTTTCCCATCCACCGCGTACGAGCGGGGCTCCGACGGGATGACGAAACATCCAAGCACGAGTCGGTCCGAGATGCCGTCTCGGAAGAGCGCATTCGGAATCATCACAAATCAGTCACCCAATCCGACGATAACGTTAGCAGCTTGACTCCGGCGGTTCCGTTGAGAACAATCTTGTCCTCCCTGTTGGATCCCGAGACCGTTCACAACTTGAGTCAGCTCGAGAGTGCCAAAACTTTGTGGGAAGATTCCGGCACGTCGACATCTAATaacgcttctttttcttcttgggAAGCATCCTTTTGTAACTGGACCAAGCATAGGGAAAAACCGGAAGCTATCCCGGCACTGATTGGTCTCATTTTGCAGTGTTTGGCCGGTGCCTTCCACACTCCGGCGAGTCTCGAAGCGAAtgcatcgtcttcctcgccAGGGGCCGAGACCACCACACGCGACGAAGATCCTGTCGAACTACCCCTACGCATAGGTTCCTTACTGGCGCTTATTCCAAAGTGTGTAcgtgacgacgaagaccaCTTTGGCTTGGACGAATCCTGGTTGCAATTTTGGGCCGACACCGCAGCAACCCACCAAACGCGCTCGGAACTCGTCAAGGCCAGACTTTTGGCGAAATTGGAGACT
Proteins encoded in this region:
- a CDS encoding predicted protein — protein: MILPATTARIVPFQGRLVSPWNVVRPKTATRSRRSRVATVAGISALRQSTSAAHAATARDTRLAGRRRFYKIVGTTPSQAPWVTLPASETAAFVESPISAGVDNTDSATGVVRRGKLDHATLRTFLQPRSLPGSTRDGPADEQSFDWHGVTLDGRVLRTPLGQPLSVPSVTLATMIAAEWNAQTPYIVPTQMPLMTLACTALDQTSRQMRTYQETSLNFVGTDTICYWEDPMEDRGLYQAQERLWGPIHELVKQQTGHALAQTLGSEGVLVAKNASKLFHPPALYDYAREFVAQLDAWQLTTLHACAAEAKSFWLAWSLLMHQQQTQQQQQSSLMVDLEGAIQAARVEEEYQIANWGLVEGGHDYDRLNSSIQIRSARAMLDCIALDRKV